The proteins below come from a single Saccharopolyspora sp. SCSIO 74807 genomic window:
- the add gene encoding adenosine deaminase: protein MREIGEIVRTMPKVELHVHLEGTLEPELKLRLAERNGIPFPFETVEQVRAGYRFHDLPSFLTGYYEGMDVLRTEADFYDLTAAYLRRAAGEGVRYAEVFFDPQAHTARGIPFGTVLRGIRRAQLDAARRHDLHAQLVMCFLRDHEPGYAMATLLESLPYKEWIVGVGLDSDERGNPPRKFAEVFRRARQEGYLLTAHCDIDQQDSVEHIRQCLHEIGVDRIDHGSNVLESPELVAEAQRRGTGFTTCPVSNSWVNGGGTKADEIGRMLAAELAVTVNSDDPAYFGAYLTDNLLALHAELELAPADLVRLQLNAVRASWAPLSIKDRLTTALRAEY from the coding sequence GTGCGTGAGATCGGCGAAATCGTCCGCACGATGCCGAAAGTCGAACTGCACGTGCACCTGGAAGGCACCCTGGAACCGGAGCTGAAGCTGCGGCTGGCCGAGCGCAACGGCATCCCGTTCCCGTTCGAAACCGTCGAGCAGGTGCGCGCCGGCTACCGGTTCCACGACCTGCCCTCGTTCCTGACCGGCTACTACGAGGGCATGGACGTGCTGCGCACCGAGGCGGACTTCTACGACCTGACCGCCGCGTACCTGCGGCGCGCGGCGGGCGAAGGGGTCCGGTACGCGGAGGTCTTCTTCGACCCGCAGGCGCACACCGCCCGCGGAATCCCGTTCGGCACCGTGCTGCGCGGCATCCGCCGCGCGCAGCTCGACGCCGCGCGCCGCCACGACCTGCACGCGCAGCTGGTGATGTGCTTCCTGCGCGATCACGAGCCCGGCTACGCGATGGCGACGCTGCTGGAATCGTTGCCGTACAAGGAATGGATCGTCGGCGTGGGGCTGGACTCCGACGAGCGCGGGAACCCGCCGCGCAAGTTCGCCGAGGTGTTCCGGCGGGCGCGGCAGGAGGGCTACCTGCTCACCGCGCACTGCGACATCGACCAGCAGGACTCGGTCGAGCACATCCGGCAGTGCCTGCACGAGATCGGAGTGGACCGCATCGACCACGGCAGCAACGTGCTGGAATCCCCGGAACTGGTCGCCGAGGCGCAGCGGCGCGGCACCGGGTTCACCACCTGCCCGGTGTCGAACAGCTGGGTGAACGGCGGCGGGACGAAGGCCGACGAGATCGGGCGGATGCTGGCCGCGGAGCTCGCGGTGACGGTGAACTCGGACGATCCGGCGTACTTCGGCGCCTACCTCACCGACAACCTGCTGGCGCTGCACGCCGAACTCGAACTCGCTCCCGCCGACCTGGTCCGGCTGCAGCTCAACGCCGTGCGGGCGAGCTGGGCGCCGCTGTCGATCAAGGACCGGCTCACCACCGCTCTGCGCGCCGAGTACTGA
- a CDS encoding LuxR family transcriptional regulator, whose protein sequence is MRIGTAVLRERDAEIDLVTTALAAARRGSGGTLVFSGPVGIGRSALCGEIARIAREQGARVLRAVAGSVAVPAGLLHRLFPDLDDFAALRRELLGSTGPVVVIVDDLHRADADSLRWLESLAESAASRVLLVASRMDGADGPASLGSSTCRRLDPLTADGISAVVEDLFGERGDDEFVRVCQDISAGIPLLLYALLQDLREAGGRPCESDVELLRALRPRAVGERALAVLREQPEPVRAAARDIALLGPGLAARQHSAECAAGALAELGLVVAADAPRFVHPVFAEAVASQSDAAEAADAHRAAARSLHADDQPPEVVAEHLTCDVVRDEWEVEVLRAAGRSALRRGDEPAAIRCLRRGLLARPDRADLLTDLARAERSGDPAAAVRHIAQAVPGLDSAGQRSAALNEIPLALLDAAPPSVVDELGRLRGNDELPSDVRDAMDARYRFARLREAGWTSDTASLFRDLPQEDADPERAAVLLHAAALGGTDVDSVQAWARKVPADDAFGAVPLAAHALAMADEFGEAERRLRAVRALAPDSAATLIIDAQWSFVLMRSGRPSEAAALAERTLRRCDPELTSVVADCLVTLVWSMLDTGDLVRAAPVLSRHRSRKSPEWVRSLCAGALAAIGDEIETALAHLLECGRELDRAGWRNPCLLPWRSWVCLLQHRLGRSEAAVEVIAEDHRLAVQWGVPSGIGRALRVWGAVTDGEASIDFFRRALDVLRGTPCTLESAKTHLLLGQRLRATAPAEAAEEAGRGELLAAACGVPGLRSAVHIAANGGTHAEPTPAELRIARLVAAGFGNQRIATELAVSSRAVEKHLTRIYRKLGLAGRAELALLAASWES, encoded by the coding sequence TTGCGCATCGGGACGGCAGTGCTGCGCGAGCGCGACGCCGAGATCGACCTCGTGACGACGGCGCTCGCGGCGGCGCGGCGGGGTAGCGGCGGGACGCTGGTCTTCTCCGGGCCGGTAGGCATCGGCAGATCCGCGCTGTGCGGCGAGATCGCCCGGATCGCGCGGGAGCAGGGCGCACGGGTGTTGCGCGCGGTGGCCGGTTCCGTTGCCGTCCCGGCAGGGCTGTTGCATCGGCTTTTCCCGGACCTGGACGATTTCGCCGCGCTGCGGCGGGAATTGCTCGGATCCACCGGGCCGGTCGTGGTAATCGTCGACGATCTCCACCGCGCGGATGCGGATTCGTTGCGGTGGCTGGAATCGCTGGCGGAGTCAGCAGCGTCGCGGGTTCTGCTGGTCGCATCTCGAATGGACGGTGCGGACGGGCCGGCATCGCTGGGGAGTTCCACGTGCAGGCGGCTCGATCCGTTGACCGCGGACGGGATCTCGGCGGTCGTGGAAGATCTGTTCGGCGAGCGCGGCGATGACGAATTCGTGCGGGTGTGCCAGGACATTTCCGCCGGAATACCGTTGCTGCTGTACGCACTGCTGCAGGATCTTCGCGAAGCCGGCGGACGTCCGTGCGAGTCCGATGTGGAGTTGCTCCGCGCATTGCGCCCGCGGGCGGTCGGCGAGCGCGCGTTGGCGGTGTTGCGCGAGCAGCCCGAGCCGGTGCGGGCAGCCGCCCGCGACATCGCGCTGCTGGGGCCCGGTCTCGCCGCCCGGCAGCATTCGGCCGAGTGCGCGGCCGGTGCACTGGCCGAACTGGGCCTCGTGGTCGCAGCGGACGCCCCGCGTTTCGTGCACCCGGTGTTCGCCGAGGCGGTGGCATCGCAGTCCGACGCCGCGGAGGCCGCCGACGCGCACCGCGCGGCCGCGCGGTCGCTGCACGCCGACGACCAGCCGCCTGAAGTGGTGGCCGAACACCTCACCTGCGACGTCGTGCGCGACGAATGGGAAGTCGAGGTGTTGCGCGCGGCCGGGCGGTCCGCGCTGCGGCGCGGGGACGAGCCCGCCGCGATCCGCTGTCTGCGACGAGGATTGCTGGCCCGCCCCGATCGTGCGGACCTGCTGACCGATCTGGCGCGGGCGGAGCGCTCCGGCGACCCGGCCGCCGCCGTGCGGCACATCGCGCAGGCAGTGCCCGGTCTCGACTCGGCCGGGCAGCGGTCGGCGGCTCTCAACGAGATTCCGCTGGCGCTGCTGGACGCGGCGCCGCCTTCGGTGGTCGACGAATTGGGGCGGCTGCGCGGAAACGACGAGCTGCCGAGCGACGTTCGCGACGCGATGGACGCTCGGTACCGGTTCGCGCGGCTGCGCGAAGCCGGGTGGACGAGCGACACGGCCAGCCTTTTCCGCGACCTTCCGCAGGAGGACGCGGATCCGGAACGGGCGGCGGTCCTGCTGCACGCGGCCGCACTTGGCGGGACCGATGTGGACAGCGTGCAGGCTTGGGCGCGCAAGGTGCCCGCGGACGACGCGTTCGGTGCGGTTCCGCTGGCGGCGCACGCGCTGGCGATGGCCGACGAGTTCGGCGAAGCCGAGCGCAGGCTGCGTGCAGTGCGTGCGCTCGCGCCGGATTCGGCCGCCACCCTCATCATCGATGCGCAGTGGAGCTTCGTGCTGATGCGCTCCGGCCGCCCCAGCGAAGCCGCCGCGCTCGCGGAGCGGACCCTGCGCCGCTGCGACCCGGAATTGACCTCCGTGGTCGCGGACTGCCTCGTTACGCTGGTTTGGTCCATGTTGGACACCGGCGACCTGGTGCGCGCCGCACCGGTGCTCTCCCGGCATCGCAGCAGGAAATCCCCGGAGTGGGTGCGGTCGTTGTGCGCCGGTGCGCTCGCGGCGATCGGCGACGAAATCGAAACCGCGCTGGCGCACCTGCTGGAATGCGGCCGGGAACTGGATCGCGCGGGCTGGCGCAACCCTTGCCTGCTGCCGTGGCGCAGCTGGGTTTGCCTGCTGCAACACCGGCTCGGCCGCTCGGAAGCGGCCGTCGAGGTGATCGCCGAGGACCATCGCCTGGCGGTGCAGTGGGGCGTGCCGAGCGGAATCGGCCGCGCCCTGCGGGTTTGGGGCGCGGTCACCGACGGCGAAGCGAGCATCGACTTCTTCCGCCGCGCCCTCGACGTGCTGCGCGGCACGCCGTGCACGTTGGAATCGGCGAAAACGCACCTGCTGCTGGGGCAACGGCTTCGCGCGACAGCTCCCGCCGAAGCCGCCGAGGAAGCCGGTCGAGGCGAGCTGCTCGCCGCGGCCTGCGGCGTGCCCGGCCTGCGCTCCGCGGTGCACATCGCCGCCAACGGCGGGACGCACGCCGAGCCGACGCCCGCGGAACTGCGCATCGCCCGGCTCGTCGCCGCCGGGTTCGGCAACCAGCGCATCGCCACCGAGCTGGCGGTGAGCTCGCGGGCGGTGGAAAAGCACCTGACCCGGATCTACCGCAAGCTCGGGCTCGCCGGGCGCGCCGAACTCGCCCTGCTCGCGGCCTCCTGGGAATCGTGA
- a CDS encoding AAA family ATPase → MLVEREAELAASSRAVDSVLAGSGALVHIEGTPGSGRSALLERLRGLADDSGALVLSASGAASERTFRFGLARRLLRGLSEAARVEAATRPSTIDTAGDSATGDAPDVPVASSTADTPRDALPPAGEDADSQAGTVPISVLHSLHALLVRTSAVRPVVLVVDDLHFADDASLRCLVHLVARLRGMRVLIAAVLGAGREPERDRAALMHEFTAAAGHRLRPGPLSAAATGELVRARLDVDAEFAACCHELTGGNPRDLVRLLDQAVAHAVHTEPDPVAWLHELAGDDRRRRLAKELTAPAALVARSVVALGEHADPALVQQLSELDPVRYDDALRALEPWFEVRVDRIAAISPEVADDVLAVVDEQADAEDDLHLRAAELLHGHGRPPEAVADQLLLVNSALPDRGVLRLREAAAAVRPRVPETAARYLRRALLDLDPAGADRARLLAELGSVELAFDVGSAVRHITQAVPRLPGVRERAEVVAQLPLTAAGALPQVAELVQRVQGELGPPSDADGQLALRLEARTRYAALEDAATHPAAAARLGELGAGAGSAAERELRVVLLSAVTLSGRARAAEVAGMARELLEQEPANASTAVHSMLAYLPPLLLAAGAPEGLESWLGLAGENARQRGATGTEAVVAAERSLLLMSSGQLAPARSVALTAFELADPARNEAMVLPVCALGTVARRLRDPELADRVLQLPGAAHDLRLFATRRLLQSAMALQNGQPQSALAHVLDCGRRLEQSGWHGTAMYSWRPTAALLHHRLGARHAAAGLAEQELERARQWGAPAQLGLALRVLATVTGGSRGVRLLRESVQVLRTGTDELVLAQALTALGSALADRAPAESEALIAEGRLLAARCNAAPAEDGPEPHSAPNTAELTRAEEVVAGLAALGHTNQDIADELRISRRAVEKRLSAVYRKLGVDGRAGLAAAVRRRIPAERPVRGA, encoded by the coding sequence ATGCTGGTCGAGCGCGAGGCCGAACTGGCCGCGTCGAGCCGGGCGGTGGACTCGGTCCTGGCGGGATCCGGTGCGCTGGTGCACATCGAGGGGACGCCCGGAAGCGGCCGGTCGGCGCTGCTGGAGCGGTTGCGCGGCTTGGCGGACGACAGCGGTGCGCTGGTGCTGAGCGCGAGCGGTGCCGCGAGCGAGCGGACCTTCCGGTTCGGGCTCGCGCGCCGCCTGCTGCGCGGGCTCTCGGAGGCCGCCCGCGTCGAAGCGGCAACTCGACCATCCACAATAGACACTGCTGGCGACTCCGCGACGGGCGACGCTCCGGACGTTCCGGTTGCTTCATCCACAGCGGACACCCCGCGCGACGCGCTGCCGCCCGCCGGCGAGGACGCGGACTCGCAGGCGGGCACCGTCCCGATCTCGGTGCTGCATTCGCTGCACGCACTGCTGGTGCGCACCAGCGCCGTCCGGCCGGTCGTGCTGGTGGTGGACGATCTGCACTTCGCCGACGACGCGTCGCTGCGTTGCCTCGTGCACCTGGTGGCGCGGTTGCGCGGGATGCGAGTGCTGATCGCGGCGGTGCTCGGCGCCGGACGGGAACCCGAGCGCGACCGCGCGGCGCTGATGCACGAGTTCACCGCGGCAGCCGGGCACCGGTTGCGCCCCGGTCCGCTGTCGGCGGCGGCGACCGGCGAGCTGGTGCGCGCGCGGCTCGACGTCGATGCGGAGTTCGCCGCCTGCTGCCACGAGCTCACCGGCGGCAATCCGCGCGACCTGGTGCGCCTGCTCGACCAAGCGGTGGCGCACGCGGTGCACACCGAGCCCGATCCGGTGGCGTGGCTGCACGAGCTCGCAGGCGACGATCGCAGGCGGCGGTTGGCGAAGGAGTTGACCGCACCGGCCGCGCTGGTGGCCCGCTCGGTGGTCGCGCTGGGCGAGCACGCGGATCCGGCGCTGGTCCAACAACTGTCCGAATTGGACCCGGTGCGCTACGACGACGCGCTGCGCGCGCTGGAACCGTGGTTCGAGGTGCGGGTGGACCGCATCGCCGCGATCAGTCCGGAAGTCGCCGACGACGTGCTCGCGGTCGTGGACGAGCAGGCCGATGCCGAGGACGACCTGCACCTGCGCGCCGCCGAGCTGCTGCACGGCCACGGCCGCCCACCGGAGGCGGTCGCGGACCAGCTGCTGCTGGTCAACTCCGCGCTGCCGGACCGGGGCGTGCTGCGGCTGCGGGAGGCCGCGGCCGCGGTGCGGCCGCGCGTTCCGGAGACGGCCGCTCGCTACCTGCGCCGAGCCCTGCTGGACCTGGACCCCGCTGGTGCGGATCGCGCGCGGTTGCTGGCCGAGCTCGGGTCGGTGGAGCTGGCGTTCGACGTCGGCTCCGCGGTCCGGCACATCACCCAAGCCGTTCCCAGGCTGCCCGGGGTGCGCGAACGGGCCGAAGTGGTCGCGCAGCTGCCGCTGACCGCCGCCGGGGCGCTGCCGCAGGTCGCGGAGCTGGTGCAGCGGGTCCAAGGGGAACTCGGCCCGCCCTCCGACGCCGATGGCCAGCTCGCGCTGCGCTTGGAGGCGCGGACGCGGTACGCGGCGCTGGAAGACGCCGCCACGCATCCGGCCGCCGCCGCCCGGCTCGGCGAACTCGGTGCCGGTGCGGGCAGTGCCGCGGAACGCGAATTGCGCGTGGTGCTGCTGTCCGCGGTGACGCTGTCCGGGCGGGCACGGGCGGCCGAAGTCGCAGGCATGGCGCGGGAACTGCTGGAACAGGAACCGGCGAACGCCTCGACCGCGGTGCACTCGATGCTGGCCTACCTGCCGCCGCTGCTGCTGGCGGCGGGCGCGCCGGAAGGACTGGAGTCGTGGCTGGGGCTGGCGGGCGAGAACGCGCGGCAACGCGGCGCCACCGGCACCGAGGCGGTAGTGGCGGCCGAGCGGAGCCTGCTGCTGATGAGCTCCGGGCAGCTCGCACCAGCCCGCAGCGTCGCGCTCACCGCGTTCGAGCTGGCCGATCCGGCGCGCAACGAGGCGATGGTGCTGCCGGTGTGCGCGCTGGGCACGGTCGCTCGGCGACTGCGCGACCCCGAGCTGGCCGATCGGGTGCTGCAGCTGCCCGGCGCTGCGCACGACCTGCGGTTGTTCGCGACCAGGCGGCTCCTACAGTCCGCGATGGCGCTGCAGAACGGGCAGCCGCAGTCGGCGCTGGCGCACGTGCTCGACTGCGGCAGGCGGCTGGAGCAATCCGGCTGGCACGGCACCGCGATGTACTCGTGGCGCCCGACCGCTGCGCTGCTGCACCACCGGCTCGGCGCGCGGCACGCCGCCGCGGGGCTGGCCGAGCAGGAACTCGAGCGGGCCCGGCAGTGGGGCGCGCCCGCCCAGCTCGGCCTGGCGCTGCGGGTGCTCGCGACGGTCACCGGCGGTTCTCGCGGCGTCCGGCTGCTGCGCGAATCCGTGCAGGTGCTGCGCACGGGCACCGACGAGCTGGTGCTGGCGCAGGCGCTGACCGCGCTGGGTTCCGCGCTGGCGGACCGGGCACCTGCCGAGTCCGAGGCGCTGATCGCCGAAGGCAGGCTGCTCGCCGCCCGCTGCAACGCCGCACCGGCCGAAGACGGGCCCGAGCCGCATTCCGCGCCGAACACCGCGGAATTGACCCGGGCCGAGGAAGTGGTGGCCGGATTGGCCGCGCTCGGGCACACCAATCAGGACATCGCCGACGAACTCCGGATCAGCCGCCGGGCGGTGGAGAAACGGCTCAGCGCGGTTTACCGCAAATTGGGGGTCGACGGCCGTGCCGGGCTCGCCGCGGCGGTGCGCCGGAGAATTCCCGCGGAGCGGCCCGTGCGCGGTGCGTGA
- a CDS encoding PAS domain-containing protein, giving the protein MAAAATIRTRNEPDDVEHGSADGYRKLFRSLFEQSGMCMASLDPGMRVLEANRHFAKQFGRGTADVLGREFPDFLHPGVRGRFRYQFARLVEGRGPRFIERTVAVGGKGAEPAANETVLGARNSALRPKDSGARPDPDAASAGSDTVFAGELTGIAVPSRSGRAEAVLVLLRPDEPPRQAVTGGADKMLSELDARILEGVAAGESTVQLATKLYLSRGGVEYHVATLLRKLKVGNRPALVSKGYSLGILGLGQWPPRVLPEFVK; this is encoded by the coding sequence ATGGCAGCCGCCGCCACGATCCGAACCAGAAACGAGCCGGACGACGTGGAACACGGGTCCGCCGACGGCTACCGGAAATTGTTCCGCTCGCTGTTCGAGCAGTCCGGGATGTGCATGGCGAGCCTGGATCCGGGAATGCGCGTGCTGGAGGCGAACCGGCATTTCGCCAAGCAGTTCGGCCGCGGCACCGCCGACGTGCTCGGCCGCGAATTCCCGGACTTCCTGCACCCGGGCGTGCGCGGCCGGTTCCGCTACCAGTTCGCGCGGCTGGTCGAAGGCCGCGGACCGCGGTTCATCGAGCGCACGGTGGCCGTCGGCGGCAAGGGCGCGGAGCCGGCGGCGAACGAGACGGTGCTCGGGGCGCGGAACTCGGCGCTGCGGCCGAAGGACTCGGGTGCCCGCCCGGATCCGGACGCGGCGAGCGCCGGGTCGGACACCGTCTTCGCCGGTGAGCTGACCGGCATCGCGGTGCCCAGCAGGTCCGGCCGCGCCGAGGCCGTGCTGGTGCTGCTGCGGCCGGACGAACCGCCGCGGCAGGCGGTGACCGGCGGCGCGGACAAGATGCTCAGCGAACTCGACGCGCGAATCCTGGAGGGCGTCGCCGCGGGCGAGTCGACCGTGCAGCTGGCGACGAAGCTCTACCTCAGCCGCGGCGGCGTGGAGTACCACGTGGCGACGCTGCTGCGGAAGCTGAAGGTCGGCAACCGTCCCGCGCTCGTGTCCAAGGGGTACTCGCTGGGCATCCTCGGTCTCGGCCAATGGCCCCCGCGAGTCCTGCCGGAGTTCGTGAAGTAA
- a CDS encoding SDR family NAD(P)-dependent oxidoreductase → MTERPTILLTGATDGLGHALAQRLAAEGARLLLHGRDPDKLASVAEQLHREHGERPHTAVADMAELAQVRELAQTVRGATDRLDVLISNAGIGASGPGGRERTTSVDGHELRFAVNYLAGFLLTLELLPLLRETGRAGGRPSRVVNVASAGQQALDFDDLMLRHDYRGGRAYCQSKLAQIMSGFTLAELLPADEVVVNSLHPATYMPTKIVTAERIDSIEDGVRATRRLAVDGELAGVTGRYFDRTSESRAHEQAYDPRARAALWERSLELTGHPGS, encoded by the coding sequence ATGACCGAACGCCCGACGATCCTGCTGACCGGTGCCACCGACGGCCTCGGCCACGCGCTGGCGCAACGGCTCGCCGCCGAAGGCGCACGGCTGCTGCTGCACGGCCGCGACCCGGACAAACTCGCGTCCGTCGCAGAGCAGCTCCACCGCGAGCACGGCGAGCGCCCGCACACCGCGGTCGCCGACATGGCCGAGCTCGCGCAGGTCCGGGAACTGGCCCAGACGGTGCGCGGCGCGACCGACCGGCTCGACGTGCTGATCAGCAACGCCGGGATCGGCGCGAGCGGACCGGGCGGGCGCGAACGGACCACCAGCGTCGACGGCCACGAGCTGCGGTTCGCGGTGAACTACCTGGCCGGGTTCCTGCTGACGCTGGAACTGCTGCCGCTGCTGCGGGAAACCGGCCGCGCAGGCGGGCGACCGTCGCGAGTGGTCAACGTCGCCTCGGCCGGTCAGCAGGCGCTGGACTTCGACGACCTGATGCTGCGGCACGACTACCGCGGCGGCCGCGCCTACTGCCAGAGCAAGCTCGCGCAGATCATGTCCGGGTTCACCCTGGCCGAGCTGCTGCCCGCGGACGAGGTGGTGGTCAACAGCCTGCACCCGGCGACCTACATGCCGACCAAGATCGTGACCGCGGAGCGGATCGACAGCATCGAGGACGGCGTGCGGGCCACCCGCAGGCTCGCGGTGGACGGCGAACTCGCCGGGGTCACCGGCCGGTACTTCGACCGGACCAGCGAGTCGCGGGCGCACGAACAGGCTTACGACCCGCGGGCTCGCGCGGCGCTTTGGGAGCGGAGCCTGGAACTCACCGGGCATCCCGGCAGCTGA
- a CDS encoding PTS sugar transporter subunit IIA, which yields MTAQHHPPRPAAVRLGLCAADHFEAVQQCGRSLVEAGAVDEPYVAAMHEREKSVSTHIGEGVAIPHGTAGSGEHVHRTALVVLQFPGGVRWSDGALVRLCVAIAAGSGQSDGAAEERGAGYLDLLAALAKVLMDPARAARLREAPDAETVERLLRSGRADR from the coding sequence ATGACGGCGCAGCACCACCCGCCGCGGCCCGCCGCGGTCCGGCTCGGGTTGTGCGCGGCCGACCACTTCGAGGCGGTGCAGCAGTGCGGCCGGTCGCTGGTGGAGGCGGGCGCGGTCGACGAACCGTACGTCGCCGCGATGCACGAGCGGGAGAAGTCGGTCTCCACGCACATCGGCGAAGGAGTGGCGATTCCGCACGGCACCGCGGGATCCGGTGAGCACGTGCACCGCACTGCGCTGGTGGTGCTGCAATTCCCCGGTGGCGTGCGCTGGAGCGACGGCGCGCTGGTGCGGTTGTGCGTGGCGATCGCGGCCGGTTCCGGGCAGTCGGACGGAGCCGCCGAGGAGCGCGGTGCCGGGTACCTGGACCTGCTGGCGGCGCTGGCGAAGGTGCTGATGGATCCGGCGCGCGCCGCGAGGCTCCGCGAGGCGCCGGACGCCGAGACGGTGGAGCGGTTGTTGCGGTCCGGGCGGGCTGATCGGTGA
- a CDS encoding PTS transporter subunit EIIC — MSGTATQDPGAPARRARAAVQRFGGRLAGMVLPNIGAFIAWGLCSALFTPAGWLPNPYLAQLNEPMIKLLLPLLIGYTGGSQVHGRRGAVVGAVATAGIATGADIPMFLGAMIVGPLAGWVLKQFDERVGKHVAPGFKMLVDNFSAGIIGGVLAILGMLAIGPVIESATVTLGQGVRLLIGMHLLPLVSVFVEPAKVLFLNNAVNHGVLGPLGVSESMSTGKAIEFLVEPNPGPGLGLLLAVALFGAPAMRSSAPGAMVIQFLGGIHEIYFPYVLAAPRLLLATVAGSAAGVFVFSVTGAGVVATPSPGSVVAVLAVTPKGGFPGVIAGIAASAVVSFAVAALLLKLRREPAAGVAEGGAVS, encoded by the coding sequence ATGTCGGGTACGGCCACGCAAGACCCGGGCGCACCGGCCCGAAGAGCCCGCGCGGCGGTGCAGCGCTTCGGCGGGCGGCTGGCGGGCATGGTGCTGCCCAACATCGGCGCCTTCATCGCCTGGGGACTGTGCAGCGCGCTGTTCACGCCGGCCGGCTGGCTGCCGAACCCCTACCTCGCGCAGCTCAACGAGCCGATGATCAAGCTGCTGCTGCCGCTGCTGATCGGCTACACCGGCGGCAGCCAGGTGCACGGCAGGCGCGGCGCGGTGGTCGGCGCGGTGGCCACCGCGGGCATCGCCACCGGCGCGGACATCCCGATGTTCCTCGGCGCGATGATCGTCGGACCGCTGGCGGGCTGGGTGCTCAAGCAGTTCGACGAGCGGGTCGGCAAGCACGTCGCGCCCGGCTTCAAGATGCTGGTGGACAACTTCTCCGCCGGGATCATCGGTGGTGTGCTGGCGATCCTGGGGATGCTGGCGATCGGCCCGGTCATCGAAAGCGCCACGGTCACCCTCGGCCAGGGGGTGCGGCTGCTGATCGGGATGCACCTGCTGCCGCTGGTGTCGGTGTTCGTGGAGCCGGCCAAGGTGCTGTTCCTGAACAACGCCGTCAACCACGGGGTGCTCGGGCCGCTCGGCGTCTCGGAGTCGATGAGCACCGGCAAGGCCATCGAGTTCCTCGTCGAACCCAACCCGGGGCCCGGTTTGGGGCTGCTGCTGGCGGTCGCGCTGTTCGGGGCGCCAGCGATGCGTTCCAGCGCGCCGGGCGCGATGGTCATCCAGTTCCTCGGCGGCATCCACGAGATCTACTTCCCGTACGTGCTGGCAGCACCGCGGTTGCTGCTGGCCACCGTCGCCGGTTCCGCCGCCGGGGTGTTCGTGTTCAGCGTGACCGGTGCCGGCGTCGTCGCCACGCCGTCGCCGGGCAGCGTCGTGGCGGTGCTGGCGGTGACGCCGAAGGGCGGTTTCCCCGGCGTGATCGCCGGTATCGCGGCTTCCGCGGTGGTGTCGTTCGCGGTCGCCGCGCTGCTGCTCAAACTGCGCCGGGAGCCCGCGGCCGGGGTCGCGGAAGGAGGTGCGGTCTCGTGA
- a CDS encoding CBS domain-containing protein — protein sequence MTTAREMMTAGAKCVNTEQTAADAARMMGDLGVGGLPICGKDDKIKGVVTDRDLVVKVLSQGRDAGAFPAGDLNQAEAATVGADDTAEDVLATMRHYKVRRLPVIDQQRLVGMVTLSDVAKALPHHEVGDLVETLSTA from the coding sequence ATGACCACGGCACGCGAGATGATGACCGCAGGCGCGAAGTGCGTGAACACGGAACAGACGGCCGCGGACGCGGCGCGCATGATGGGCGATCTCGGGGTCGGGGGTCTGCCGATCTGCGGCAAGGACGACAAGATCAAGGGCGTGGTCACCGACCGCGACCTGGTGGTCAAGGTGCTGAGCCAGGGCCGCGACGCGGGCGCTTTCCCCGCGGGCGACCTGAACCAGGCCGAAGCCGCCACGGTGGGTGCCGACGACACCGCCGAGGACGTGCTGGCCACGATGCGGCACTACAAGGTGCGCAGGCTTCCGGTGATCGACCAGCAGCGCCTGGTCGGCATGGTCACGCTGTCCGACGTGGCCAAGGCACTGCCGCACCACGAGGTCGGGGATCTGGTGGAGACGCTGTCCACGGCGTGA
- a CDS encoding putative quinol monooxygenase has product MIFIVVKFSIRPDRAEEWLTLVDEFTQATRAEPGNLFFDWARSVDDPNTFVLTEGFASQEAGSEHVNSEHFKTAMSWIPDVITKTPDIINTEVPGEGWSKMGELEPRG; this is encoded by the coding sequence GTGATCTTCATCGTCGTCAAGTTCAGCATCCGCCCCGACCGCGCGGAGGAATGGCTCACGCTGGTCGACGAGTTCACGCAGGCCACCCGCGCCGAACCGGGCAACCTGTTCTTCGACTGGGCGCGCAGCGTGGACGACCCGAACACCTTCGTGCTCACCGAAGGTTTCGCCTCGCAGGAGGCGGGCTCGGAGCACGTCAATTCGGAGCACTTCAAGACCGCGATGTCCTGGATCCCGGACGTGATCACGAAGACCCCGGACATCATCAACACCGAGGTGCCGGGCGAGGGCTGGTCGAAGATGGGCGAGCTGGAGCCCCGCGGGTGA